In Bemisia tabaci unplaced genomic scaffold, PGI_BMITA_v3, one genomic interval encodes:
- the LOC140225760 gene encoding rutC family protein jhp_0879-like, which translates to MAAILKEAGGDFSNVLKTTVFLKDLNDFATVNQIYAEHFKEPHPARSCFQVVKNPLDALVEIEAIARIE; encoded by the exons ATGGCTGCCATCTTAAAAGAGGCTGGCGGAGACTTTAGCAATG ttttaaaaacaACAGTTTTCCTTAAAGATCTAAATGATTTTGCCACCGTCAACCAAATCTATGCAGAAC ACTTCAAAGAACCGCATCCAGCTCGATCATGTTTCCAAGTAGTTAAAAACCCTCTC GACGCTTTGGTAGAAATTGAAGCAATTGCACGCATCGAATGA
- the LOC140225759 gene encoding 2-iminobutanoate/2-iminopropanoate deaminase-like has translation MSPRRIIYTEAAPKPIGPYSQAVLIDKTLYISGITGNCPASGKLVSGGVVEQARQLFKNMAAILKEAGGDFSNVLKTTVFLKDLNDFATVNQIYAEHFKEPHPARSCFQVVKNPLDALVEIEAIARIE, from the exons ATGTCACCGCGAAGAATAATTTACACAGAGGCGGCTCCAAAGCCCATTGGGCCCTACAG ccaGGCTGTTTTGATTGATAAGACTCTTTACATCTCTGGAATCACGGGAAACTGCCCTGCCTCCGGGAAATTAGTATCAGGGGGTGTAGTTGAGCAAGCGAGACAACTTTTCAAAAACATGGCTGCCATCTTAAAAGAGGCTGGCGGAGACTTTAGCAATG ttttaaaaacaACAGTTTTCCTTAAAGATCTAAATGATTTTGCCACCGTCAACCAAATCTATGCAGAAC ACTTCAAAGAACCGCATCCAGCTCGATCATGTTTCCAAGTAGTTAAAAACCCTCTC GACGCTTTGGTAGAAATTGAAGCAATTGCACGCATCGAATGA